From a single Coturnix japonica isolate 7356 chromosome 25, Coturnix japonica 2.1, whole genome shotgun sequence genomic region:
- the HORMAD1 gene encoding HORMA domain-containing protein 1 isoform X1 — MAGSTLPSVSMAERGKKRVLWISHSPGFKARFKPRVFIQSAVVFPNKIHTEQQSLTLVKRLLAVAVSCITYLRGIFPESAYGTRYLDDLCVKILREDKNCPGSTQLVKWMLGCYDALQKKYLRMVVLAVYTHPDDPQTITECYHFKFKYTPNGPVLNFSSKNKESDSPVSCADTKKASILLIRKIYILMQNLGPLPNNVCLTMKLFYYDEVTPPDYQPPGFKEGECEGMIFEGEPMYLNMGEVPTPFHMLKVKVTTDKQRIENCDENILKQREPNVPLPVLTVNGDGAEENQHVKEDPVLDNKAGDGDHGDALETQEEDFPCGRDGVLKAGENRNQYISNPQVDHLARKTSELNVSESRTRSGKLFQAYIVHQSELSSSQDMLPKRRKISEPKEQF, encoded by the exons ATGGCAGGATCAACGCTCCCATCAGTGTCTATGgctgagagaggaaagaaaagagtgcTTTGGATCAGCCACAGCCCTGGGTTCAAAGCCAGGTTCAAACCCAGAGTGTTTATACAG AGCGCAGTTGTGTTTCCCAATAAGATACACACAGAACAGCAGTCCCTGACTCTGGTGAAGAGGCTTCTGGCCGTGGCAGTGTCCTGCATTACGTACCTGAGAGGGATCTTCCCTGAAAGCGCCTATGGGACGAGATACCTGGATG atcTCTGTGTCAAAATCTTAAGGGAAGATAAAAACTGCCCTGGCTCGACTCAGCTGGTGAAATG GATGCTGGGATGCTACGATGCCTTGCAGAAGAAATAC CTAAGAATGGTTGTCCTGGCG GTCTACACCCACCCTGATGATCCTCAG ACAATTACAGAATGTTACCACTTCAAATTCAAGTACACCCCCAATGGGCCAGTCCTGAATTTCAGCAG TAAGAACAAAGAGAGCGATTCACCCGTCAGCTGTGCAGACACCAAGAAGGCGAGCATCCTCCTCATCCGCAAGATCTACATCCTGATGCAGAACCTGGGCCCCCTACCAAACAACGTCTGCCTGACGATGAAGCTGTTCTACTATGATGAAG TTACACCTCCTGATTATCAGCCCCCTGGCTTCAAGGAGGGTGAATGTGAGGGGATGATATTCGAGGGAGAGCCAATGTATCTGAACATGGGTGAGGTGCCGACGCCTTTCCACATGCTGAAAGTGAAAGTCACAACTGACAAACAGAGGATAGAAAACTGCGATGAAAACATCCTGAAGCAAAGAGAGCCCAATGTGCCCCTGCCAGTGCTCACAGTgaatggggatggagcagaagaaaaccagcaCGTGAAG GAAGATCCTGTGTTGGATAACAAAGCAGGAGATGGTGATCATGGAGATGCTTTGGAAACCCAAG AGGAGGATTTCCCTTGTGGAAGGGATGGAGTTTTGAAGGCTGGGGAGAACAGGAATCAGTACATCTCCAATCCTCAG GTTGATCATCTGGCAAGGAAGACCTCTGAACTTAACGTGTCGGAAAGCAGGACGAGGAGTGGGAAGTTATTCCAAGCCTACATT GTTCACCAGTCTGAGCTCTCCTCTAGTCAGGACATGCTGCCAAAAAGGAGGAAGATAAGTGAGCCAAAGGAGCAGTTCTAG
- the HORMAD1 gene encoding HORMA domain-containing protein 1 isoform X2 — protein sequence MATAQKPKNCVSAVVFPNKIHTEQQSLTLVKRLLAVAVSCITYLRGIFPESAYGTRYLDDLCVKILREDKNCPGSTQLVKWMLGCYDALQKKYLRMVVLAVYTHPDDPQTITECYHFKFKYTPNGPVLNFSSKNKESDSPVSCADTKKASILLIRKIYILMQNLGPLPNNVCLTMKLFYYDEVTPPDYQPPGFKEGECEGMIFEGEPMYLNMGEVPTPFHMLKVKVTTDKQRIENCDENILKQREPNVPLPVLTVNGDGAEENQHVKEDPVLDNKAGDGDHGDALETQEEDFPCGRDGVLKAGENRNQYISNPQVDHLARKTSELNVSESRTRSGKLFQAYIVHQSELSSSQDMLPKRRKISEPKEQF from the exons ATGGCGACTGCTCAGAAGCCGAAGAACTGCGTG AGCGCAGTTGTGTTTCCCAATAAGATACACACAGAACAGCAGTCCCTGACTCTGGTGAAGAGGCTTCTGGCCGTGGCAGTGTCCTGCATTACGTACCTGAGAGGGATCTTCCCTGAAAGCGCCTATGGGACGAGATACCTGGATG atcTCTGTGTCAAAATCTTAAGGGAAGATAAAAACTGCCCTGGCTCGACTCAGCTGGTGAAATG GATGCTGGGATGCTACGATGCCTTGCAGAAGAAATAC CTAAGAATGGTTGTCCTGGCG GTCTACACCCACCCTGATGATCCTCAG ACAATTACAGAATGTTACCACTTCAAATTCAAGTACACCCCCAATGGGCCAGTCCTGAATTTCAGCAG TAAGAACAAAGAGAGCGATTCACCCGTCAGCTGTGCAGACACCAAGAAGGCGAGCATCCTCCTCATCCGCAAGATCTACATCCTGATGCAGAACCTGGGCCCCCTACCAAACAACGTCTGCCTGACGATGAAGCTGTTCTACTATGATGAAG TTACACCTCCTGATTATCAGCCCCCTGGCTTCAAGGAGGGTGAATGTGAGGGGATGATATTCGAGGGAGAGCCAATGTATCTGAACATGGGTGAGGTGCCGACGCCTTTCCACATGCTGAAAGTGAAAGTCACAACTGACAAACAGAGGATAGAAAACTGCGATGAAAACATCCTGAAGCAAAGAGAGCCCAATGTGCCCCTGCCAGTGCTCACAGTgaatggggatggagcagaagaaaaccagcaCGTGAAG GAAGATCCTGTGTTGGATAACAAAGCAGGAGATGGTGATCATGGAGATGCTTTGGAAACCCAAG AGGAGGATTTCCCTTGTGGAAGGGATGGAGTTTTGAAGGCTGGGGAGAACAGGAATCAGTACATCTCCAATCCTCAG GTTGATCATCTGGCAAGGAAGACCTCTGAACTTAACGTGTCGGAAAGCAGGACGAGGAGTGGGAAGTTATTCCAAGCCTACATT GTTCACCAGTCTGAGCTCTCCTCTAGTCAGGACATGCTGCCAAAAAGGAGGAAGATAAGTGAGCCAAAGGAGCAGTTCTAG
- the GOLPH3L gene encoding Golgi phosphoprotein 3-like isoform X1, whose amino-acid sequence MALWALQQYECEGLVCKNPTSQPGSPQGRMAPWWLRFLVPFLEVQPSESTRHRVAVAAPCCGSAALGQVGMTTLTHRGWRGDKRAEPEEDVAADKELPDDDSDNSKAPRLTLMEEVLLLGLQDKEGYPSFWNDCLSPGLRGGILIELALRGRIHLEPLTARKKRLLDRKVLLKSAAPTGDVLLDETLRHIKAAESIETVQTWIELLTGETWNPFKLQYQLRNVREHVAKGLVEKGILTTGKQSFLLFDMTTHPVCDTTEKQRLLRKLQSSLLERWTGDVRRMERRLLALLVLAHTSDVLEKALGGLEDTQYELAMSRAKDVLEADTELEAAQGRGTEVIWAVLAALSRA is encoded by the exons ATGGCTCTGTGGGCTCTGCAGCAATATGAGTGTGAGGGGTTGGTGTGCAAAAACCCGACCTCTCAGCCCGGAAGCCCTCAGGGCAGGATGGCCCCGTGGTGGCTGCGATTCCTGGTTCCCTTCCTGGAGGTGCAGCCATCTGAATCAACACGTCACCGTGTGGCAGTGGCCGCTCCCTGCTGCGGCTCCGCAGCCCTGGGCCAG GTGGGGATGACGACGCTGACACATCGGGGATGGCGTGGGGACAAAAGGGCTGAGCCTGAGGAGGACGTGGCTGCAGACAAGGAGCTGCCTGATGATGACTCTGACAACTCCAAAGCCCCCCGCCTCACACTGATGGAGGAggtgctgctcctggggctgcaggacaAGGAG GGCTACCCATCCTTCTGGAATGACTGCCTGTCCCCTGGTCTGCGTGGTGGGATCCTCATCGAGCTGGCGCTGCGGGGCCGCATCCATCTGGAGCCACTCACAGCCAGGAAGAAGCGGCTGCTGGACAGGAAG GTGCTGCTGAAGTCGGCGGCTCCCACTGGTGATGTCCTCCTGGATGAGACCCTCCGGCACATCAAAGCTGCTGAGTCCATTGAAACGGTGCAGACCTGGATAGAGCTGCTCACAG GTGAGACCTGGAACCCCTTCAAGCTGCAATATCAGCTGCGGAACGTCCGTGAGCACGTCGCCAAGGGGCTGGTGGAGAAAGGGATCCTGACCACGGGCAAGCAGAGCTTCCTGCTCTTCGACATGACCACACACCCCGTGTGTGACACCACGGAGAAGCAGCGCCTGCTgaggaagctgcagagcagcctgttgGAACGTTGGACTGGAGACGTGCGCCGCATGGAGCGCAGGCTGCTGGCGCTGCTGGTGCTGGCCCACACCTCGGATGTGCTGGAAAAGGCTTTGGGAGGCCTGGAGGACACGCAGTATGAGCTGGCCATGAGCAGAGCCAAGGATGTGCTGGAGGCTGACACGGAGCTGGAGGCGGCTCAGGGCAGAGGGACAGAGGTGatctgggctgtgctggctgcgCTCAGCAGGGCttag
- the GOLPH3L gene encoding Golgi phosphoprotein 3-like isoform X2: MTTLTHRGWRGDKRAEPEEDVAADKELPDDDSDNSKAPRLTLMEEVLLLGLQDKEGYPSFWNDCLSPGLRGGILIELALRGRIHLEPLTARKKRLLDRKVLLKSAAPTGDVLLDETLRHIKAAESIETVQTWIELLTGETWNPFKLQYQLRNVREHVAKGLVEKGILTTGKQSFLLFDMTTHPVCDTTEKQRLLRKLQSSLLERWTGDVRRMERRLLALLVLAHTSDVLEKALGGLEDTQYELAMSRAKDVLEADTELEAAQGRGTEVIWAVLAALSRA, translated from the exons ATGACGACGCTGACACATCGGGGATGGCGTGGGGACAAAAGGGCTGAGCCTGAGGAGGACGTGGCTGCAGACAAGGAGCTGCCTGATGATGACTCTGACAACTCCAAAGCCCCCCGCCTCACACTGATGGAGGAggtgctgctcctggggctgcaggacaAGGAG GGCTACCCATCCTTCTGGAATGACTGCCTGTCCCCTGGTCTGCGTGGTGGGATCCTCATCGAGCTGGCGCTGCGGGGCCGCATCCATCTGGAGCCACTCACAGCCAGGAAGAAGCGGCTGCTGGACAGGAAG GTGCTGCTGAAGTCGGCGGCTCCCACTGGTGATGTCCTCCTGGATGAGACCCTCCGGCACATCAAAGCTGCTGAGTCCATTGAAACGGTGCAGACCTGGATAGAGCTGCTCACAG GTGAGACCTGGAACCCCTTCAAGCTGCAATATCAGCTGCGGAACGTCCGTGAGCACGTCGCCAAGGGGCTGGTGGAGAAAGGGATCCTGACCACGGGCAAGCAGAGCTTCCTGCTCTTCGACATGACCACACACCCCGTGTGTGACACCACGGAGAAGCAGCGCCTGCTgaggaagctgcagagcagcctgttgGAACGTTGGACTGGAGACGTGCGCCGCATGGAGCGCAGGCTGCTGGCGCTGCTGGTGCTGGCCCACACCTCGGATGTGCTGGAAAAGGCTTTGGGAGGCCTGGAGGACACGCAGTATGAGCTGGCCATGAGCAGAGCCAAGGATGTGCTGGAGGCTGACACGGAGCTGGAGGCGGCTCAGGGCAGAGGGACAGAGGTGatctgggctgtgctggctgcgCTCAGCAGGGCttag